Proteins co-encoded in one Puntigrus tetrazona isolate hp1 chromosome 20, ASM1883169v1, whole genome shotgun sequence genomic window:
- the LOC122324856 gene encoding flavin-containing monooxygenase 5-like has translation MNITPRPDFSHSGQWDVETESRDGRREKQVFDAVMVCTGHHCHPHLPLQDFPGINTFKGKFFHSRDYKSPEEWRGKRVVVIGIGNSGGDIAVELSRMAKQVYLSTRRGSWILNRVGDKGVPFDMMFNNRGLMLFIKWLLPGFRNKLREKQLNKRFDHKLYGLQPVHRVFSQHPTVNDDLPNRILSGTVSVKPNVQEFRGSSVVFEDGTVEDDIDLVVFATGYTFSFPFLSSHVIPVSNNKASLYKYVYPPELERPTLAVIGLIQPLGAIMPISEMQARWATRVFKGLNHLPSAEKMDKIIEKDIQANLKGYCPKVAALQVDHIPYLDTIAKEIGVRPNIALLLLRDPAVGLRVFFGPCTPYQYRLSGPGHWRGARQAILTQWDRVAKPMKTRPIPEPSSSILFFWLGLSGGAGVIFALMAMQKKVPLFLNIY, from the exons ATGAACA TTACACCGAGGCCAGACTTCTCTCACTCTGGACAGTGGGATGTAGagacagagtccagagatggtCGGAGAGAGAAGCAGGTGTTTGATGCTGTGATGGTTTGCACCGGACACCACTGTCACCCTCATCTCCCTCTACAGGACTTTCCAG GaataaacacttttaagggGAAATTCTTCCACAGCCGTGATTACAAAAGCCCTGAAGAATGGCGAGGAAAGAGGGTAGTTGTGATTGGCATTGGAAACTCTGGAGGAGATATTGCTGTGGAGCTGAGCAGAATGGCCAAACAG GTTTATCTGAGCACTCGAAGAGGATCGTGGATATTGAATCGTGTAGGAGACAAAGGTGTTCCTTTTGATATGATGTTTAATAACAGAGGGCTAATGCTGTTTATTAAATGGTTACTACCTGGATTTCGTAACAAACTGAGAGAGAAACAACTCAATAAACGGTTCGACCACAAGCTCTATGGGCTGCAGCCTGTGCACAG AGTTTTCAGCCAACATCCCACGGTCAATGATGACTTACCAAACCGCATCCTCTCCGGTACCGTCTCAGTCAAGCCAAATGTTCAAGAGTTTCGTGGATCAAGTGTGGTGTTTGAGGATGGCACTGTTGAGGATGACATTGATCTGGTGGTGTTTGCCACAGGCTACACTTTCTCATTCCCCTTCCTGTCTTCACATGTAATTCCTGTCTCAAATAACAAAGCATCCCTGTACAAATACGTATATCCTCCAGAACTGGAGCGGCCAACTTTAGCCGTGATTGGTCTGATCCAGCCCCTGGGAGCCATTATGCCCATCTCTGAGATGCAGGCGCGCTGGGCCACTCGTGTTTTTAAAG GACTAAACCATCTTCCTTCAGCTgaaaaaatggataaaataatTGAGAAAGACATACAAGCGAATTTGAAAGG TTACTGTCCCAAAGTGGCTGCCCTTCAAGTGGACCACATCCCTTACCTAGACACAATAGCAAAGGAAATAGGTGTCCGTCCCAACATTGCTTTGCTTCTCCTGAGGGACCCTGCTGTTGGTTTGAGGGTTTTCTTCGGGCCCTGTACTCCCTACCAGTATCGACTGAGTGGACCGGGGCACTGGAGAGGTGCCCGTCAGGCCATCCTTACCCAATGGGATCGTGTGGCCAAACCCATGAAGACACGGCCCATTCCAGAGCCCTCATCCTCCATCTTATTTTTTTGGCTGGGCCTGTCAGGAGGAGCTGGAGTGATTTTTGCTTTAATGGCAATGCAGAAAAAGGTCCCACTGTTCCTGAATATCTATTAG